A region of Zootoca vivipara chromosome 15, rZooViv1.1, whole genome shotgun sequence DNA encodes the following proteins:
- the LOC132591194 gene encoding uncharacterized protein K02A2.6-like, which yields MHQGNSTEITDYQVFQLPHPSTEKIYIEVQIEGAPCRMELDTGSTLSIISARTLRELCPNGGPKLRPAPFTLRDFQKRKVPTMGVGTFRVQYRGRKQQLDLLVVKGPYVSLLGLAWFGPLGLAVTGVNRTSLQVDVDAICKEFPGVFDGALGRYTGPPIALQLDPAVRPIRHKARRVPFALKPRIDEELDRLVEQGVLEPVPNAPWETPIVTPVKPNGSVRICADYKCTINKALTAHAYPVPVVSHVLATLAGSKIFGKLDLAQAYQQLPVDEATAEAQTIVTHRGAFRVKWLQFGVSVAPGIFQNLMDSLLKGIPGVTPFFDDVLIAGPTPEEFEDRLRSVLHRFQTAGLKVKREKCLLGVPQVDFLGFKVDTEGVHPTGDKVRAICEAPAPKSKPELQSFLGLLNFYHAFLPHKAAVAEPLHRLLDKRAPWVWGQRQRAAFQAVKDLLVSNSVLAHFDERLPVVLACDASPYGIGAVLGHQLPDGREVPVAYFSQTLAAAERNYSQIDKEGLAIVKGVKKFHDFLYGRPFTIVTDHKPLLGLFAPEKQTPQVLSPRVLRWSIFLAGYQYALIHRPGKAMGHADALSRLPLPETGPDPAPAQEVMTLELLPDRPIQAQEVAHHSTKDRVISRVLDWVWRGWPSSSPGPEFAGYTNRKHELSAHKGCLLWGSRVVVPQPLRKRVLTALHETHPGVVRMKALARSYVWWPGIDREIEAWVQHCQTCQESRPDPPRAPVQPWESARHPWSRLHVDFAGPFQGKTFFIVVDSYTKWLEVALVPSTSTAAAIRVLRKLFATHGLPDTLVSDNGTAFTSEEFQTFTAQNAIRHIRSAPFHPATNGQAERMVRTTKDSLCRITQGDWEYRLAAFLLAQHSTPSTTTGRSPAELLMGRRLATRLDRLHPDRAQDEVVEGKGRNPRTFVAQDPVYAKNFGAGPAWVPATVTKVTGPVSYEVLTEGGQCWRRHCDQLRRRFPGGTREESGTEGSQGDSRAVRPVEREGWAGEAEAEAVGTEGRPEAGRTPEPESQPSGSVAPDQTAPAQPAASEHEPEPEPLTKEHPRPQRTRRRPADLGDYECNFPGRTGT from the coding sequence atgcaccaaggcaactcgacggagatcacggactaccaggtattccagttgccccatcccagcacagagaaaatttatatagaggtacagatagagggagccccatgccgcatggagctggacacgggttcaactctatccataatctcggcccgaacattaagggaactgtgccctaatgggggtcccaaactaaggccggccccattcaccctccgggacttccagaaacgtaaggtccctacaatgggggtggggaccttcagggtgcaatatcgagggcgaaagcaacaattggacttgctggtagttaagggcccctacgttagcttactgggactggcatggtttggacctctggggctagccgttaccggggtgaaccgcactagcttacaagtggacgtggacgccatatgcaaagagtttccaggggttttcgatggggcattgggacgatatacaggaccccccattgccctacagctagaccccgctgtacgacccatcaggcacaaggcccgccgggtcccgttcgccctgaaaccccgcatagacgaggaattggaccggctcgtggagcaaggagtgctggagccggtgcccaacgccccctgggaaactccaattgtcacacccgtcaagcctaacggttcggtccgcatctgtgcagactacaaatgcaccataaacaaggctctcacggcccatgcatacccagtgccagtggtcagccatgtcctcgccaccctggctgggtcaaaaatctttggcaaactggacttggcccaagcgtatcaacagttgcctgtggacgaagccacagcagaggctcagacgattgtgacgcacagaggggcattcagagtaaagtggctgcaatttggcgttagcgtggcaccaggcatattccagaatctaatggactctctccttaaagggattcctggcgtcacccccttcttcgatgatgtactgatcgccgggcccacaccagaggaatttgaggaccgcctccgctccgtcctgcaccgtttccagacggcgggcctcaaggtgaagcgggaaaagtgtttactgggagtgccgcaggtggactttctgggatttaaggtggacacagaaggggtccatccaaccggtgacaaggtacgggccatttgtgaggcaccagcgcccaagagcaagcccgaacttcagtcattcttgggactattgaacttttaccatgccttccttccccataaggcagcggtagcggagcccctacacagactcctagataaaagggccccttgggtgtggggccagcgacaaagggccgcattccaggcagtcaaggacttgctcgtctcgaactcggtcttggcacacttcgacgagaggctgccagtggtgctggcatgcgacgcctctccctatggcatcggcgctgtcctgggacaccaactcccggatggaagagaggtgccggtggcatacttctcccagacgcttgctgcagccgaacgaaactactcacagattgacaaggagggtctggcaatcgtgaagggcgtaaaaaaattccatgatttcttgtacgggcggccctttaccatagtgactgaccacaagccgttgcttggcctgtttgcccccgagaagcagaccccccaagtgttgtctccacgtgtcctcaggtggtcaattttccttgccggctaccagtatgcactaatccaccgccctgggaaggcgatgggccacgcagacgcactcagcaggctaccactaccagaaacaggccccgacccagcgcctgcgcaagaggttatgaccctggagctgcttcccgaccgacccattcaggcacaagaagttgcgcaccattccacaaaagatagggtcatctcccgggtcctggactgggtgtggcgaggatggcccagcagcagccccgggccagaattcgctggctacacaaaccgcaaacatgaactgtcggcccacaaggggtgcctgttatggggaagcagggtcgttgttccccagcccctccgcaaaagggtcctcacagccctacacgagacacacccaggggtagtgaggatgaaggcccttgccaggagttatgtgtggtggccggggattgacagagagatagaggcctgggtccaacactgccagacctgccaagaatcccgcccggatcccccaagggccccagtccagccctgggagtccgcccgacatccatggtcacgcttgcacgtggacttcgctggccccttccagggaaaaacattcttcatagtggtggattcctacaccaaatggctggaggtcgcactggtaccgtccacttctacggcggcagccatacgggtactacgtaagctgtttgcaacccacgggctccctgacaccctcgtctcggacaatggaaccgcattcacgtcagaggagttccagaccttcacagcgcagaacgccatccgccacatccgctcagcaccattccaccctgccaccaatggccaagcggagcgcatggtgcggaccaccaaggacagcctctgccgcataacacaaggggactgggaataccgccttgccgcatttcttctagcacagcacagcaccccaagcacaacgacgggccggagcccagctgaactactcatgggccggcgccttgcaactagactggaccgacttcaccccgacagagctcaggatgaggtagtggaggggaaaggcaggaacccccggacatttgtggcccaggacccagtgtatgcaaagaattttggggcaggcccagcatgggtacccgccacagtcaccaaggtgaccggtcccgtgtcgtacgaggtactaacggaaggggggcaatgttggcgccgccactgcgaccagctacggcgacgattcccaggaggaacccgggaggagagcgggacagaggggtcccaaggggacagcagggcagtgaggcctgtagagcgagaggggtgggcaggggaagcagaagcagaagcagtaggcacagaggggcgccccgaggctggaaggacaccggaaccagagtcacaacctagtggttcagtggcgccagaccagacagccccggcacagccagcagcctcggaacacgagccagaaccagaacccctgaccaaggaacaccccaggccacaacgcacacggaggcggccagcagaccttggggactacgaatgcaacttcccaggcaggactggaacttag